One stretch of Castor canadensis chromosome 14, mCasCan1.hap1v2, whole genome shotgun sequence DNA includes these proteins:
- the Mob3a gene encoding MOB kinase activator 3A, which produces MSNPFLKQVFNKDKTFRPKRKFEPGTQRFELHKKAQASLNAGLDLRLAVQLPPGEELNDWVAVHVVDFFNRVNLIYGTISDGCTEQSCPIMSGGPKYEYRWQDEQRFRKPTALSAPRYMDLLMDWIEVQINNEDIFPTNVGTPFPKNFLQAVRKILSRLFRVFVHVYIHHFDRIAQMGSEAHVNTCYKHFYYFVTEFNLIDTKELEPLKEMTARMCH; this is translated from the exons ATGTCCAACCCATTCCTAAAGCAAGTCTTCAACAAGGACAAGACATTCCGGCCCAAGCGCAAGTTCGAGCCGGGGACACAGCGCTTTGAGCTGCACAAGAAGGCACAGGCATCACTGAACGCAGGGCTGGACCTGAGACTGGCCGTGCAGCTGCCCCCAGGTGAGGAGCTCAATGACTGGGTGGCCGTGCATGTGGTGGACTTCTTCAATCGTGTCAACCTCATCTACGGCACCATCAGTGACGGCTGCACTGAGCAGTCCTGCCCCATCATGTCTGGGGGACCCAAGTACGAGTACCGCTGGCAGGATGAGCAGCGGTTCCGGAAGCCCACAGCACTGTCTGCACCCCGGTACATGGACCTGCTCATGGACTGGATCGAGGTGCAGATCAACAATGAGGACATCTTCCCTACCAATGTCG GCACACCATTCCCTAAGAACTTCCTACAGGCTGTGAGGAAGATCCTGTCAAGGCTCTTCCGTGTCTTCGTGCATGTCTACATCCACCACTTCGACCGCATTGCGCAGATGGGCTCAGAGGCCCATGTGAACACCTGCTATAAGCACTTCTACTACTTTGTCACAGAGTTCAACCTCATTGACACCAAGGAGCTGGAGCCACTG AAGGAAATGACTGCACGGATGTGCCACTAA